CTGTAATCATTGTAGAAAAGTTTTGCATTTGGGTCTGCTTCATGTGCCCAGATAAATGCCTTTTCAATGTACTCTGGCCCTAAGATATTGAACCAGTCGCTTCTTCTATATCCATCTGGCTGATTCTCATCAATTGCTTCATTTACAACATCCCATGCATAGACCTTTCCCTTATACCTTCCAACAACTGTTTGAATGTGCTTTTTTAACCTGTCTAACAGTATCTTTTTGTCCTTCTCACTATTTGTCAGTTTTTCACCTGTTTCAGGATTTGTAAAGAACCAGCTTGGAGTTTGCTGATGCCAAACAAGAGTGTGCCCCCGCAATGAGATATTATTCTTCTTGCAAAAATCTATATATTCATCTGCAATGCTGAAATTAAAACCACCTTCATAAGGTTGAAGGCTTTCTGGTTTCATCTCGTTTTCTGGTGTTATGCTGTTAAAATGTCTTTTTATGACTTCTACATCAACTGGATTTGTCAAAGCTTTATACGGCACAGCAACTCCAATCTTGAAATAGTTTTTGTACTTTTCAAAAAGTGATGGCAGATTATAATCTGGTATAGGCTGCCCCCAATTTTCATCTGCGATGGAATAAAGGTCTACATAATAAGATACCGCAACTGCTGGCTTTACAAAAAAGCTAACATCCTTTGCAGAAAACTTGGTATCAAGATCAAGAGTTGCAAATAGCTCTGTCCACTTTTTAGGTGTGACGTTCTGTTTTGTCAAAACAATCTCTTTTGTCGACTTTCCATCGTTTATTTTTATCCCTGCTAAGAAGCTAACAGGCTTTGAACTGCCTTGGTAAACAAGCACCGAAAAATCATATGTTCCTCCTTTTTGGAGCAATCCTTTTATCGGAAAGAGAATCTTCCCATTTTTACTCTTCTGTGATGGCTGAATCTTTAGACTGTAAGTACTGCTGTAGGCTTTGTCCTTTGTAAGCGTGAGTTTGCAGTTTTTATCTTCCGGCAAAAAGCCGCCAGTATTTTTGTTCTCAAAATTCTCCTGTTTGAGAATATAAGCGGTTTCTAAATCCTTTATTGCAAGCAGGTCAATGTAAAAAGAATCGCTTTTGCTTGTTGGCATATTTACAATCAAATTAATTTTCTTAGCCTTCTTATAATTATAGGCCTGGATTTTTCCACTTACCCTTGTCCATATGTTTGGCAATAATACCTTTTCAGCAACAATAAGTTGGTTTTTACCACTTGAATCTAAAATCTCTAAGGTTGCAGAAATTCTTTGAAGCTTTTTTGTAGCTTGCATTGCATAAAAAGAAATTTCATACTCTCTTGAGAAGTCTAAAAACTTTGTAATATCAACTACAACTCCATCACTTACATTTTTTCTCCCTGATACCAGTACTGAGTAAAGACCTTCTGCACGAGCAGAATTTGTAATCTTTAGAGTTACACTGGAAGGATATTTCACTAATGGAGAGACACTTTTGCCTTCAAAGTTGTACTCAATGCATTTCTTTTTTGAACTTGCCTGTTCTGCAAATGAATAAGTTATAAATTTTAAAGGTACAATACTACTTATTACAAACAACAAAGCAAGAATAAAACCTAACTTTTGACTTTTTAACCTTCTAACTACCATATAAACACTCCTTTTTAAAGTTCGTTTTTTAAACATAATCAGGGAATGAAAGCATATCAGAAATCACCATTGCAACACAACCTAAAACGCAAGCTCTGTCTTTTAGCCTTGAAACTTCAACCCTCACATGATGGTATTGTGTAATAAATGACCTTTTGAAGACAATTCTCCTCAGTTCTTCTAAAAACAAGTCACCCATAAATGAAGCCTTATTACCTATTATAACTATATCTGGGTTAAATATATTGACCAAATTTGCAATACCTATTCCAAGCTTGTTAGCAATATCTTTTATAGCGTGCAATGCAACCTTGCTTCCCAGTTTTGCAGAATCTATTATGTAACTTGCATCCAATTTATCAACATTCTTTTTGTTTATATACTCATCTTCCCAGCTACTTTCAACCATTTTTTGAATAAGACTCAAAAGTGCCCTTTCTGAAGCGAAATTCTCTAAGCAGCCCACATTGCCACAACTACATACGTCATCATTAAAATCAATAGTTGTGTGCCCAACCTCTCCCGCAAATCCTTTTGCACCTCTGTAAATCTCATCGCCAATGACAATACCAGCACCAATTCCTATGCCAACACTCACATATACAAGGTGAGAAACATCGCCCCAGTCGCCAAACCACTTTTCACCCAAAGCACCTGCGTTTGCTTCATTGTCAATGTAAACTGGTAGATTAAATCTTTCTTCAACCATTGCTTTCAAAGGCACATCTTTCCATCGGAGATTAGGAGCAATAAGGACTGTGCCTGAGGTTTTTTCAACAATACCTGGGACTCCTATGCCTATGCCCAAAATTCCTTTTTGTGTCTGCGG
This Caldicellulosiruptor changbaiensis DNA region includes the following protein-coding sequences:
- a CDS encoding endo-1,4-beta-xylanase; this translates as MVVRRLKSQKLGFILALLFVISSIVPLKFITYSFAEQASSKKKCIEYNFEGKSVSPLVKYPSSVTLKITNSARAEGLYSVLVSGRKNVSDGVVVDITKFLDFSREYEISFYAMQATKKLQRISATLEILDSSGKNQLIVAEKVLLPNIWTRVSGKIQAYNYKKAKKINLIVNMPTSKSDSFYIDLLAIKDLETAYILKQENFENKNTGGFLPEDKNCKLTLTKDKAYSSTYSLKIQPSQKSKNGKILFPIKGLLQKGGTYDFSVLVYQGSSKPVSFLAGIKINDGKSTKEIVLTKQNVTPKKWTELFATLDLDTKFSAKDVSFFVKPAVAVSYYVDLYSIADENWGQPIPDYNLPSLFEKYKNYFKIGVAVPYKALTNPVDVEVIKRHFNSITPENEMKPESLQPYEGGFNFSIADEYIDFCKKNNISLRGHTLVWHQQTPSWFFTNPETGEKLTNSEKDKKILLDRLKKHIQTVVGRYKGKVYAWDVVNEAIDENQPDGYRRSDWFNILGPEYIEKAFIWAHEADPNAKLFYNDYSTEDPYKREFIYKLIKNLKAKGVPIHGVGLQCHISLDWPDVSEIEETIKLFSKIPGLEIHFTEIDISIAKNMTEDDDAYTRYLLIEQAKKLKAIFDVLKKYKNVVTSVTFWGLKDDYSWLKGDYPLLFDKDYQPKFAFWSLIDPSVVPEE
- a CDS encoding ROK family transcriptional regulator, translating into MGNHTLLKQINKLLVLKTILDNKTISRAKISRLVDLNKATVSNLTDELIREGFVIEKGYGHSKGGRRPVLLEVNKNVGLIIGIDLGVNYIHLVLTNFIGEIVWEKSANIRLGETQERILEVLFELISEAIKVAPQTQKGILGIGIGVPGIVEKTSGTVLIAPNLRWKDVPLKAMVEERFNLPVYIDNEANAGALGEKWFGDWGDVSHLVYVSVGIGIGAGIVIGDEIYRGAKGFAGEVGHTTIDFNDDVCSCGNVGCLENFASERALLSLIQKMVESSWEDEYINKKNVDKLDASYIIDSAKLGSKVALHAIKDIANKLGIGIANLVNIFNPDIVIIGNKASFMGDLFLEELRRIVFKRSFITQYHHVRVEVSRLKDRACVLGCVAMVISDMLSFPDYV